A segment of the Bacillota bacterium genome:
TCGGGCACAAGCGTGTCCGGACGCGGCGTCTGACCCACCATAAGCAAAGTTACGCGTGCCAACCCCGGATCACCTCCCACAGCATCGCCCCCGCCGCCACGACCGGGTCCACCACCGGCAGAGCGAACTCAGCCTTCAGGATGGGCACTACCCCCATGCTCGACAGCCCACAGCATCCAAACAGCATCACGTCGGCCCCGTCCCTCCCCGCCCGCTCTGCCGCCTCAAGCACGGCTGCCCTTCCCGCACCGGAAAGCAGGTCGCAAGCCGTCCGCATGCCCTGAGCTGAATAAAACCCGAGCAGCCGCCGGCCCAGGACTTCCCGTACGGGTCGCGGCACGGACCCTTCCAGCCCCAGGACAGCCACGCGTTCCCCGTGGGCGGCCGCCACCGCCGCCCCGGAAGAACCGGCCCCGACGACCGGCACGCCCACTGCTTTGCGCACCTCGGCCAGGCCCGGATCAGCAGCGCAGGTGATCACCAGGCCATCGACCTCGGACGCCATCTCCGCTGCCAGGGCAACCACCTTTGGCACGGCGACGCCCTCGGAGGCCTCGTCGAAAATCCCCAGGGGCTG
Coding sequences within it:
- a CDS encoding aspartate/glutamate racemase family protein, which codes for MTAAGGSVRVGVIRVLTTDDPEVLGAHGRILEAAFPGMRTLSRCIADQPLGIFDEASEGVAVPKVVALAAEMASEVDGLVITCAADPGLAEVRKAVGVPVVGAGSSGAAVAAAHGERVAVLGLEGSVPRPVREVLGRRLLGFYSAQGMRTACDLLSGAGRAAVLEAAERAGRDGADVMLFGCCGLSSMGVVPILKAEFALPVVDPVVAAGAMLWEVIRGWHA